One stretch of Cheilinus undulatus linkage group 5, ASM1832078v1, whole genome shotgun sequence DNA includes these proteins:
- the LOC121510280 gene encoding macrophage-expressed gene 1 protein-like, with protein MKTAGTLLALSLFHLCSSIPISRPSNGLRQCRESTNTSITALEVLPGGGWDNLRNMDMGRVMNMSYFQCQTTEDGIYLIPDEVFVIPHKETGVETNSEIISSWLDQKSSTSNSINADLSFNTTLNAKFSKENQRMKTHQVKDSSTTARVQVRNLIYTVKAYPDFTLDTHFAQQAKEIASAIENNQTRHADYLSEKMVLDYGTHVITSVDAGAALVQEDYLSSSYVSNSDTSSIKAQAGLNFFDKLKFDISSQSSQQSSSLRTYQSNIQYSLIQSHGGIPFYPGITLQKWQESTKNNLVAIDRSGFPLHFFINTNTLPDLPQPTIGKVALIVSQAIERYYKVNMRPGCVDVDSQNYNFQANVNDSSCEGPATNLSFGGVYQECVPISADAGPLCDTLAQKNLDTGDFSCRPPYTRTLLRSEVRQQGYTSYDCHEESYSCWWFFDCDRQVCGDTYHVRSAHINTYWCSVNGKAPDNSGYLFGGIHSHSLLNPLTNAKSCPQSFIPVKFLSDGQVICLSNDYEAGSRFAVPFGGLFSCQSSNPLANSQRRCPPKFSQHLATVSDGCEILYCVQSKAFTEGQLLPVHLPPFTKRPLVSMHATNTVMVMTEGDKSWVRIGQTKSWKLAKPEEIKKIVQEINPELNGMSSGEKAGVAFGVIGMMVLVVVAVVLVKRRRGLSGFRAAGGYQEIRGGAEQHEEERVILEDES; from the exons ATGAAGACAGCAGGGACCCTCCTGGCTCTCTCACTCTTCCACCTCTGCTCCTCAATCCCCATCAGCCGCCCCTCCAACGGGCTCAGACAATGTCGAGAGTCCACCAACACCTCCATCACCGCTCTGGAGGTGCTGCCCGGCGGAGGCTGGGACAACCTGCGTAACATGGACATGGGCCGAGTCATGAACATGAGCTACTTCCAGTGCCAGACCACCGAGGACGGGATCTACCTCATCCCAGATGAGGTGTTTGTCATCCCCCACAAAGAGACGGGTGTGGAGACAAACTCAGAGATAATCAGCTCCTGGCTGGACCAGAAGAGCTCGACGTCAAACTCCATCAATGCTGATCTATCTTTTAACACCACATTAAATGCCAAATTTTCCAAAGAGAACCAAAGAATGAAAACCCATCAGGTCAAAGACTCTTCAACCACAGCCAGAGTGCAG GTTCGTAACCTGATCTACACAGTAAAGGCTTATCCAGACTTCACTCTCGACACACACTTCGCACAACAGGCCAAAGAGATCGCCAGCGCCATTGAGAACAACCAAACAAGACATGCAGACTACCTCTCGGAGAAGATGGTTCTGGATTATGGGACACATGTAATCACGAGTGTTGATGCCGGGGCTGCTTTGGTTCAGGAAGACTACCTCAGCTCCTCATATGTGTCAAACTCAGACACTTCGAGCATCAAAGCACAGGCAGGGTTAAACTTCTTTGACAAACTCAAGTTTGACATAAGCAGTCAAAGCAGCCAACAGAGCTCCTCACTTCGGACATACCAGTCCAATATCCAGTACTCTCTCATCCAAAGCCATGGTGGCATTCCTTTCTATCCTGGCATCACTCTGCAGAAGTGGCAGGAAAGCACCAAGAACAACCTGGTTGCTATTGATCGCTCTGGATTTCCTCTGCACTTCTTCATAAACACCAACACCCTCCCTGATCTGCCACAGCCCACCATTGGAAAAGTTGCTCTCATAGTGAGTCAGGCCATAGAGCGATACTACAAGGTCAACATGAGGCCAGGATGTGTGGATGTTGACTCCCAGAACTACAACTTCCAAGCCAACGTAAATGATTCGTCCTGCGAGGGTCCTGCTACAAACCTCAGCTTTGGTGGAGTCTACCAAGAGTGTGTTCCAATCAGCGCAGATGCAGGCCCTCTATGTGACACCCTTGCTCAGAAAAACCTAGACACTGGTGATTTCTCCTGCCGTCCTCCTTATACCCGCACTTTACTGAGATCAGAAGTGAGACAGCAGGGTTACACTTCGTACGACTGCCATGAGGAATCATATTCATGTTGGTGGTTTTTTGACTGTGATCGCCAAGTGTGTGGGGACACCTATCATGTTCGCTCTGCACACATTAACACCTACTGGTGCTCTGTGAATGGAAAGGCCCCAGACAACTCAGGGTATCTGTTTGGAGGGATTCACAGCCACTCTCTCCTGAACCCCCTCACCAATGCCAAAAGCTGCCCACAAAGCTTCATCCCAGTCAAGTTTCTCTCCGATGGACAGGTGATCTGTCTGAGCAATGACTACGAGGCTGGCAGCAGATTTGCAGTGCCGTTTGGAGGCCTCTTTAGTTGTCAGTCAAGCAACCCACTAGCTAACTCCCAACGTCGCTGCCCTCCCAAGTTCAGTCAGCATCTCGCCACAGTGAGCGATGGCTGTGAAATCCTTTACTGTGTCCAGTCAAAGGCATTCACAGAAGGGCAGCTGCTTCCTGTTCATCTGCCTCCGTTCACTAAACGTCCGCTTGTCAGCATGCACGCCACAAATACGGTGATGGTGATGACTGAAGGAGATAAGAGCTGGGTCAGAATAGGGCAGACCAAGTCATGGAAACTGGCGAAACCAGAGGAAATCAAGAAAATCGTACAAGAGATCAACCCTGAATTGAATGGGATGTCTAGTGGAGAGAAGGCTGGAGTAGCGTTTGGGGTGATTGGGATGATGGTGCTGGTGGTGGTGGCAGTAGTCCtggtgaagaggaggagggggctgtCTGGGTTTAGGGCAGCTGGAGGCTATCAAGAAATACGTGGAGGAGCTGAAcagcatgaggaggagagagtgaTATTGGAAGATGAGTCTTGA
- the LOC121510456 gene encoding macrophage-expressed gene 1 protein-like produces the protein MKTAGTLLALSLFHLCSSIPISRPTNWLRQCRESTNTSITALEVLPGGGWDNLRNMDMGRVMNMSYFQCQTTEDGIYLIPDEVFVIPHKETGVETNSEIISSWLDQKSSTSYSINADVSFLSLLNGKFSTENQRMKTHQVKDSSTTARVQVRNLIYTVKAYPDFTLDTRFAQQAKEIASAIENNQTRHADYLSEKMVLDYGTHVITSVDAGAALVQEDYLRSSYVSDSTSDSSGIKAQAGLNFFDKLKFDISSQSSQQSSSLSTYQSNIQYSLIQSQGGIPFYPGITLQKWQESTKNNLVAIDRSGFPLHFFINTNTLPDLPQPTIGKVALTLSQAIERYYKVNMRPGCVDVDSQNYNFQANVNDSSCEGPATNLSFGGVYQECVPISADAGPLCDTLAQKNLDTGDFSCRPPYTRTLLRSEARQQGYTSYDCHDESHHCGFLGLKHCHRQVCQDNYHVRSANINTYWCSVNGKAPENSGYLFGGIYSPSLLNPLTNAKSCPQSFIPVKFLSDGQVICLSNDYEAGSRFAVPFGGLFSCQSSNPLANSQRRCPPKFSQHLASVSDGCEILYCVQSKAFTEGQLLPVHLPPFTKHSLVSMQATNTVMVMTEGDKSWVRIGQTKSWKLVKPEEIKKIIQEINPELNGMSSGEKAGVAFGVIGMMVLVVVAVVLVKRRRGLSGFRAARGYQEIRGGAEQHEEERVILEDES, from the exons ATGAAGACAGCAGGGACCCTCCTTGCTCTCTCACTCTTCCACCTCTGCTCCTCAATCCCCATCAGCCGCCCCACCAACTGGCTCAGACAATGTCGAGAGTCCACCAACACCTCCATCACCGCTCTGGAGGTGCTGCCCGGCGGAGGCTGGGACAACCTGCGTAACATGGACATGGGCCGAGTCATGAACATGAGCTACTTCCAGTGCCAGACCACCGAGGACGGGATCTACCTCATCCCAGATGAGGTGTTTGTCATCCCCCACAAAGAGACGGGCGTGGAGACAAACTCAGAGATAATCAGCTCCTGGCTGGACCAGAAGAGCTCAACATCTTACTCCATCAATGCTGATGTGTCGTTTCTCTCGCTGCTGAATGGAAAATTTTCTACAGAGAACCAAAGAATGAAAACCCATCAGGTCAAAGACTCTTCAACCACAGCCAGAGTGCAG GTTCGTAACCTGATCTACACAGTAAAGGCTTATCCAGACTTCACTCTCGACACACGCTTCGCACAACAGGCCAAAGAGATCGCCAGCGCCATTGAGAACAACCAAACAAGACATGCAGACTACCTCTCGGAGAAGATGGTTCTGGATTATGGGACCCATGTAATCACGAGTGTTGATGCCGGGGCTGCTTTGGTTCAGGAAGACTACCTCCGCTCCTCATATGTGTCGGACAGTACGTCAGACAGTTCAGGCATCAAAGCACAGGCAGGGTTAAACTTCTTTGACAAACTCAAGTTTGACATAAGCAGTCAAAGCAGCCAACAGAGCTCCTCACTTTCAACATACCAGTCCAATATCCAGTACTCTCTCATCCAAAGCCAGGGTGGCATTCCTTTCTATCCTGGCATCACTCTGCAGAAGTGGCAGGAAAGCACCAAGAACAACCTGGTTGCTATTGATCGCTCTGGATTTCCTCTGCACTTCTTCATAAACACCAACACCCTCCCGGATCTGCCACAGCCCACCATTGGGAAAGTTGCTCTCACATTAAGTCAGGCCATAGAGCGATACTACAAGGTCAACATGAGGCCAGGATGTGTGGATGTTGACTCCCAGAACTACAACTTCCAAGCCAATGTAAATGATTCATCCTGCGAGGGTCCTGCTACAAACCTCAGCTTTGGTGGAGTCTACCAAGAGTGTGTTCCAATCAGCGCAGATGCAGGCCCTCTATGTGACACCCTTGCTCAGAAAAACCTAGACACTGGTGATTTCTCCTGCCGTCCTCCTTACACCCGCACTTTACTGAGATCAGAAGCGAGACAGCAGGGTTACACTTCATACGACTGCCATGACGAATCACATCATTGTGGGTTTTTAGGGCTTAAACATTGTCATCGCCAAGTGTGTCAGGACAACTACCATGTTCGCTCTGCAAACATTAACACCTACTGGTGCTCTGTGAATGGAAAGGCCCCAGAAAACTCAGGGTATCTGTTTGGAGGGATTTACAGCCCCTCTCTCCTGAACCCTCTCACCAATGCCAAAAGCTGCCCACAAAGCTTCATCCCAGTCAAGTTTCTCTCAGATGGACAGGTGATCTGTCTGAGCAATGACTACGAGGCTGGCAGCAGATTCGCAGTGCCGTTTGGAGGCCTCTTTAGTTGTCAGTCAAGCAACCCACTAGCTAACTCCCAACGTCGCTGCCCTCCCAAGTTCAGTCAGCATCTCGCCTCAGTGAGCGATGGCTGTGAAATCCTTTACTGTGTCCAGTCAAAGGCATTCACAGAAGGGCAGCTGCTTCCTGTTCATCTGCCTCCGTTCACTAAACATTCACTTGTCAGCATGCAAGCCACAAATACGGTGATGGTGATGACTGAAGGAGATAAGAGCTGGGTCAGAATAGGGCAGACCAAGTCATGGAAACTGGTGAAACCAGAGGAAATCAAGAAAATCATACAAGAGATCAACCCTGAATTGAATGGGATGTCTAGTGGAGAGAAGGCTGGAGTAGCGTTTGGGGTGATTGGGATGATGGTGCTGGTGGTGGTGGCAGTAGTCCtggtgaagaggaggagggggctgtCTGGGTTTAGGGCAGCTAGAGGCTATCAAGAAATACGTGGAGGAGCTGAAcagcatgaggaggagagagtgaTATTGGAAGATGAGTCTTGA